One genomic segment of Dysosmobacter sp. Marseille-Q4140 includes these proteins:
- a CDS encoding DegV family protein — MTPHKIALLTDSCADLTPQAAAEHHIRIVPLRIRCRDGEFRDGVDIRARDIYRRLREGELPHTSLPTGQDISDALDAIAAEGYDGVIAVMLSGGLSGTYNMVRLLAEERRDLCVRVYDSVSGSLGVGMTILQLAEDIRAGASWEDLTQRRVPSLIRNTHPFFSVDTLEYLQKGGRIGKITAVAGTMLQIKPLLTFAADGQLRSVAKVRGRQQVISKLVELTEQALDGGKRYNLAVANGGAPEAMLDLRARLAAALPDFDHLWNGEMDGTLSVYIGDGVLGAAVQVLEDF, encoded by the coding sequence ATGACGCCCCATAAAATTGCCCTGTTGACCGACTCCTGTGCGGATCTGACCCCCCAGGCCGCTGCGGAGCACCATATCCGGATCGTACCGCTGCGCATCCGCTGCCGGGACGGCGAGTTCCGCGACGGCGTGGATATCCGCGCCCGGGACATCTACCGCCGCCTGCGGGAGGGTGAATTGCCCCATACCTCTCTGCCCACGGGACAGGATATCTCCGACGCCCTGGACGCCATTGCGGCGGAGGGTTACGACGGCGTCATTGCCGTAATGCTCTCCGGCGGCCTCTCCGGCACCTACAACATGGTGCGGCTCCTGGCCGAGGAGCGGCGGGACCTGTGCGTCCGGGTCTATGACTCCGTCAGCGGCTCTCTGGGGGTGGGCATGACCATTTTGCAGCTGGCGGAGGACATCCGCGCCGGTGCCTCCTGGGAGGATCTGACGCAGCGGCGGGTCCCCTCCCTGATCCGGAACACCCACCCCTTCTTCTCGGTGGACACCCTGGAATACCTGCAAAAGGGCGGCCGCATCGGCAAGATCACCGCCGTAGCGGGGACCATGCTGCAGATCAAGCCCCTTCTCACCTTCGCCGCCGACGGACAGCTGCGTTCCGTAGCCAAGGTCCGGGGCCGCCAGCAGGTGATCTCCAAGCTGGTGGAACTGACAGAGCAGGCCCTGGACGGCGGAAAGCGGTATAATCTGGCCGTGGCCAACGGCGGCGCACCGGAGGCGATGCTGGACCTGCGGGCCCGGCTGGCCGCCGCCCTGCCGGACTTCGATCACCTGTGGAACGGAGAGATGGACGGCACGCTCAGCGTCTACATCGGCGACGGAGTTCTGGGCGCCGCGGTCCAGGTGCTGGAGGACTTCTGA
- a CDS encoding C39 family peptidase — protein MKKTVTLALTLLMLTGILSGCATDTPADNAEDTTAADAAQTQSTGNFTDEMKIPYAIDLSEEDGADSVERAGDHADSPYFAHPDVYNMESTDTLTVLSHFKTQQQTSEWSCGVTSALMVLEWYDRLGEWNEESLAALRHSLDSTELEGYPGTTLKQAMDIFEGVGGFDMITTYDYPDGIWMEDIQGWLAEGKPVMIAWNDWGGHWQIIIGYDTMGTETQQDDVFIVADPYDTTDHNQDGYGFYPAERLMYNFTMYGAFPEEEGGSDMLFLVASPAA, from the coding sequence ATGAAAAAAACAGTCACCCTGGCGCTGACCCTGCTGATGCTGACCGGAATTCTCTCCGGCTGCGCCACTGACACACCGGCTGACAATGCCGAGGACACCACTGCGGCCGATGCCGCACAGACCCAGAGCACTGGGAATTTCACCGATGAAATGAAGATCCCCTACGCCATCGATCTGTCCGAAGAGGACGGGGCGGACAGCGTGGAGCGCGCCGGCGACCATGCCGACTCTCCCTACTTTGCCCATCCCGACGTGTACAACATGGAATCCACGGACACCCTGACCGTTCTGTCTCATTTCAAGACCCAGCAGCAGACCAGCGAGTGGTCCTGCGGTGTCACCTCCGCCCTGATGGTGCTGGAGTGGTATGACCGGCTGGGCGAGTGGAACGAGGAGAGCCTGGCCGCCCTGCGCCATTCCCTGGACAGCACGGAACTGGAGGGCTATCCCGGCACCACATTAAAGCAGGCCATGGACATCTTCGAGGGCGTGGGCGGTTTTGATATGATCACCACTTACGACTATCCCGACGGCATCTGGATGGAGGACATCCAGGGCTGGCTGGCGGAAGGCAAGCCGGTCATGATCGCCTGGAACGACTGGGGCGGACACTGGCAGATCATCATTGGCTACGACACCATGGGCACCGAGACGCAGCAGGACGATGTGTTCATCGTGGCCGATCCCTATGATACCACCGACCACAATCAGGACGGCTACGGCTTCTACCCCGCGGAGCGGCTGATGTACAACTTTACCATGTACGGCGCTTTCCCCGAGGAGGAGGGCGGCAGCGACATGCTGTTCCTGGTAGCCAGTCCCGCGGCGTAA
- a CDS encoding anaerobic ribonucleoside-triphosphate reductase activating protein translates to MRICGLQKLSMVDYPGKLAATVFTGGCNLRCPFCHNALLVTRLAESPALTEQDVLNFLSTRRGLLDGVVLSGGEPLLHPGAADFLAAVRDMGFAVKLDTNGFYPQALKEILDRGLADYVAMDIKNCPARYGETCGVPGLDAGPVEESLRLLIGSGVDFELRTTLVRELHTAEDLAAMGRWVAGFFPEGQTPRFFLQKFVDSGNLIAGGCHGFSDVEMAALSESLRPFLPRAELRGVE, encoded by the coding sequence GTGCGGATCTGCGGACTGCAAAAACTATCCATGGTGGACTATCCGGGAAAGCTGGCAGCCACGGTGTTCACTGGCGGCTGTAATCTGCGGTGCCCATTCTGTCACAATGCCCTGCTGGTAACGCGGCTGGCAGAGAGCCCTGCTCTGACGGAGCAGGACGTGCTGAACTTTCTGAGCACGCGCCGGGGGCTTCTGGACGGGGTGGTCCTCTCCGGCGGGGAGCCGCTGCTGCACCCCGGCGCAGCGGATTTTCTGGCGGCAGTGCGGGACATGGGCTTCGCCGTGAAGCTGGACACCAACGGCTTCTATCCCCAGGCCCTGAAGGAGATCCTGGACCGGGGGCTGGCAGACTATGTGGCTATGGACATCAAGAACTGCCCGGCGCGATACGGCGAGACCTGCGGCGTGCCGGGGCTGGACGCCGGCCCGGTGGAGGAGAGCCTGAGGCTGCTCATCGGCAGCGGCGTGGACTTCGAGCTGCGCACCACACTGGTGCGGGAGCTCCACACGGCGGAGGACCTGGCCGCCATGGGCCGCTGGGTGGCAGGCTTTTTCCCGGAGGGTCAGACGCCCCGGTTCTTCCTTCAGAAATTCGTGGATTCCGGCAATCTGATCGCCGGCGGCTGTCATGGGTTCAGCGATGTCGAAATGGCGGCTCTTTCTGAGAGCCTCCGTCCCTTCCTGCCCCGGGCGGAGCTGCGGGGCGTGGAGTGA
- a CDS encoding ribonucleoside triphosphate reductase: MYQVVKRDGQVAEFNLAKISAAITKAFEATHKEYNPDIIDLLALRVTADYQDKIHDGKVSVEQIQDSVEDVLSQAGYADVAKAYILYRKQREKIRNLNSTMLDYKELVDNYVKINDWRVKENSTVTYSVGGLILSNSGAITANYWLSEIYDEEIARAHKDGDIHLHDLSMLTGYCAGWSLKQLIQQGLGIPGKINSTPASHLSTLCNQMVNFLGIMQNEWAGAQAFSSFDTYLAPFVKVDNLSQKEVKQCIQSFVFGVNTPSRWGTQAPFSNITLDWTVPKDLENLPAIVGGKEQDFTYGDCKKEMDMVNKAFIEIMTEGDADGRGFQYPIPTYSITKDFDWSDTENNRLLFEMTAKYGTPYFSNYINSDMEPSDVRSMCCRLRLDLRELRKKSGGYFGSGESTGSVGVVTINLPRIAYLSQTPEEFYERLDHIMDVAARSLKTKRTVITRLMEAGLYPYTKYYLGTFDNHFSTIGLIGMNEVGLNAKWLRKDLTHPETQAFAKDVLNHMRERLSDYQEMYGDLYNLEATPAESTTYRLAKHDVEKYPDIITAAKNPGDTPYYTNSSHLPVGYTTDIFDALAIQDELQTLYTSGTVFHAFLGEKLPDWKAAANLVRKIAENFKLPYYTMSPTYSICQDHGYISGEHFTCPKCGKATEVWSRITGYYRPVQNWNDGKVQEFKDRREYEVENSRLEGRRLCDRESAGAAETAPAVSASVPGAEDELFLFTTKTCPNCKIAKSELEKAGLRYQVMDVSEHMDLVSRYGIQQAPTLIVRHGDQVEKLVNASVIKKFAATHA, encoded by the coding sequence ATGTATCAAGTTGTGAAAAGAGACGGTCAGGTCGCGGAATTCAATCTCGCCAAGATCAGCGCGGCCATTACCAAGGCTTTTGAGGCCACTCATAAGGAATATAACCCGGACATCATCGACCTGCTGGCCCTCCGGGTGACTGCGGACTATCAGGACAAGATCCATGACGGCAAGGTCTCTGTGGAACAGATCCAGGACAGCGTGGAGGATGTGCTCAGCCAGGCCGGCTATGCCGATGTGGCCAAGGCCTACATCCTCTACCGCAAGCAGCGGGAGAAGATCCGCAACCTCAACTCCACCATGCTGGACTACAAGGAGCTGGTGGACAACTATGTGAAGATCAACGACTGGCGCGTGAAGGAGAACTCCACCGTCACCTACTCCGTGGGCGGCCTGATCCTCTCCAACTCCGGCGCCATCACCGCCAACTACTGGCTCAGCGAGATTTACGATGAGGAGATCGCCAGAGCCCACAAGGACGGCGATATCCACCTCCACGACCTCTCCATGCTCACCGGCTACTGCGCCGGCTGGAGCCTCAAGCAGCTGATCCAGCAGGGCCTGGGCATCCCCGGCAAGATCAACTCCACCCCTGCCAGCCACTTGTCCACCCTGTGCAACCAGATGGTGAACTTCTTAGGGATCATGCAGAACGAGTGGGCCGGCGCCCAGGCGTTCAGCTCCTTTGACACGTACCTTGCTCCCTTCGTCAAGGTGGATAACCTCTCCCAGAAGGAAGTCAAGCAGTGCATCCAGTCCTTCGTCTTCGGCGTGAACACCCCCTCCCGCTGGGGCACCCAGGCGCCCTTCTCCAACATCACCCTGGACTGGACCGTCCCCAAGGATCTGGAGAACCTGCCGGCCATCGTGGGCGGCAAGGAGCAGGACTTCACCTACGGTGACTGCAAAAAAGAGATGGACATGGTCAACAAGGCCTTCATCGAGATCATGACCGAGGGCGACGCCGATGGCCGGGGCTTTCAGTATCCCATCCCCACCTACTCCATCACCAAGGACTTCGACTGGTCCGACACTGAAAATAACCGGCTCCTCTTTGAGATGACCGCCAAGTACGGCACCCCCTACTTCTCCAACTACATCAACTCCGACATGGAGCCCTCCGACGTGCGCAGCATGTGCTGCCGCCTGCGGCTGGACCTGCGGGAGCTGCGCAAGAAGTCCGGCGGCTACTTCGGCTCCGGCGAGTCCACCGGCTCCGTGGGCGTGGTCACCATCAACCTGCCCCGGATCGCGTACCTGTCCCAGACTCCCGAGGAGTTCTATGAGCGCCTGGACCACATCATGGACGTGGCGGCCCGGAGCCTCAAGACCAAGCGCACTGTCATCACCCGCCTGATGGAGGCGGGCCTGTATCCCTACACCAAATATTATCTGGGCACCTTTGATAACCACTTCTCCACCATCGGCCTGATCGGTATGAACGAGGTGGGCCTCAACGCCAAGTGGCTGCGCAAGGACCTGACCCACCCCGAGACCCAGGCCTTTGCCAAGGACGTGCTCAACCACATGCGCGAGCGCCTGAGCGACTACCAGGAGATGTACGGCGACCTCTATAACCTGGAGGCCACCCCCGCGGAATCCACCACCTACCGTCTGGCCAAGCACGACGTGGAGAAGTACCCCGACATCATCACCGCCGCCAAGAACCCCGGCGACACGCCGTACTACACCAACAGCTCTCACCTGCCCGTGGGCTACACCACCGACATCTTTGACGCCCTGGCCATTCAGGACGAGCTGCAGACCCTCTACACCTCCGGCACCGTGTTCCACGCCTTCCTGGGCGAGAAGCTGCCGGACTGGAAGGCGGCCGCCAATCTGGTCCGCAAGATCGCGGAGAACTTCAAGCTGCCCTACTACACCATGTCCCCCACCTACTCCATCTGTCAGGACCACGGCTACATCTCCGGCGAGCACTTCACCTGCCCGAAATGCGGCAAGGCCACCGAGGTCTGGAGCCGAATCACCGGCTACTACCGCCCCGTCCAGAACTGGAACGACGGCAAGGTCCAGGAGTTCAAGGACCGCAGGGAGTATGAAGTGGAGAACTCCCGTCTGGAGGGCCGCCGCCTGTGCGACCGGGAGAGCGCCGGCGCCGCCGAGACCGCGCCCGCCGTATCCGCCTCTGTCCCCGGCGCTGAGGACGAGCTGTTCCTCTTCACCACCAAGACCTGCCCCAACTGCAAGATTGCCAAGAGCGAGCTGGAGAAGGCGGGCCTGCGCTACCAGGTGATGGACGTCAGCGAGCACATGGACCTGGTGAGCCGGTACGGCATCCAGCAGGCCCCCACCCTGATCGTCCGCCACGGCGATCAGGTGGAGAAGCTGGTGAACGCCTCCGTCATCAAGAAGTTTGCCGCCACCCACGCGTAA